The following proteins are co-located in the Armatimonadota bacterium genome:
- a CDS encoding STAS domain-containing protein, giving the protein MDKDVLEITTDREDDLVIVRLTGELDSMNVADLSQTYTGLLDGGGPLFVMDLAGLEFIDSAGLGGLVALWERTLERGCFVAIGAQSPRVKEVLQITGLNSVLKSYDSMSAAAGAVRQMLASFPTRV; this is encoded by the coding sequence ATGGATAAGGACGTACTGGAAATCACAACGGACCGTGAAGATGACCTCGTGATAGTCCGTCTGACAGGGGAACTCGATTCCATGAACGTCGCTGACCTTTCGCAGACCTACACGGGTCTCCTCGACGGCGGCGGGCCTCTCTTTGTGATGGATCTTGCCGGCCTGGAATTCATCGACAGCGCCGGACTCGGCGGCCTGGTGGCGCTCTGGGAACGCACGCTCGAACGAGGGTGCTTCGTGGCGATCGGGGCGCAATCGCCCCGCGTGAAGGAAGTCCTTCAGATCACTGGGCTCAACAGCGTTCTCAAGTCCTACGACAGCATGTCCGCGGCGGCGGGTGCGGTGCGCCAGATGCTCGCGTCCTTCCCTACCCGGGTGTGA